From the Homo sapiens chromosome 1, GRCh38.p14 Primary Assembly genome, one window contains:
- the MEGF6 gene encoding multiple epidermal growth factor-like domains protein 6 isoform X19, whose protein sequence is MGASRDRGLAALWCLGLLGGLARVAGTHYRYLWRGCYPCHLGQAGYPVSAGDQRPAINSCALGNGGCQHHCVQLTITRHRCQCRPGFQLQEDGRHCVRRSPCANRNGSCMHRCQVVRGLARCECHVGYQLAADGKACEDVDECAAGLAQCAHGCLNTQGSFKCVCHAGYELGADGRQCYRIEMEIVNSCEANNGGCSHGCSHTSAGPLCTCPRGYELDTDQRTCIDVDDCADSPCCQQVCTNNPGGYECGCYAGYRLSADGCGCEDVDECASSRGGCEHHCTNLAGSFQCSCEAGYRLHEDRRGCSPLEEPMVDLDGELPFVRPLPHIAVLQDELPQLFQDDDVGADEEEAELRGEHTLTEKFVCLDDSFGHDCSLTCDDCRNGGTCLLGLDGCDCPEGWTGLICNETCPPDTFGKNCSFSCSCQNGGTCDSVTGACRCPPGVSGTNCEDGCPKGYYGKHCRKKCNCANRGRCHRLYGACLCDPGLYGRFCHLTCPPWAFGPGCSEECQCVQPHTQSCDKRDGSCSCKAGFRGERCQAECELGYFGPGCWQACTCPVGVACDSVSGECGKRCPAGFQGEDCGQECPVGTFGVNCSSSCSCGGAPCHGVTGQCRCPPGRTGEDCEADCPEGRWGLGCQEICPACQHAARCDPETGACLCLPGFVGSRCQDVCPAGWYGPSCQTRCSCANDGHCHPATGHCSCAPGWTGFSCQRACDTGHWGPDCSHPCNCSAGHGSCDAISGLCLCEAGYVGPRCEQQCPQGHFGPGCEQRCQCQHGAACDHVSGACTCPAGWRGTFCEHACPAGFFGLDCRSACNCTAGAACDAVNGSCLCPAGRRGPRCAETCPAGLYGDNCRHSCLCQNGGTCDPVSGHCACPEGWAGLACEKECLPRDVRAGCRHSGGCLNGGLCDPHTGRCLCPAGWTGDKCQSPCLRGWFGEACAQRCSCPPGAACHHVTGACRCPPGFTGSGCEQGCPPGRYGPGCEQLCGCLNGGSCDAATGACRCPTGFLGTDCNLTCPQGRFGPNCTHVCGCGQGAACDPVTGTCLCPPGRAGVRCERGCPQNRFGVGCEHTCSCRNGGLCHASNGSCSCGLGWTGRHCELACPPGRYGAACHLECSCHNNSTCEPATGTCRCGPGFYGQACEHPCPPGFHGAGCQGLCWCQHGAPCDPISGRCLCPAGFHGHFCERGCEPGSFGEGCHQRCDCDGGAPCDPVTGLCLCPPGRSGATCNLDCRRGQFGPSCTLHCDCGGGADCDPVSGQCHCVDGYMGPTCREGGPLRLPENPSLAQGSAGTLPASSRPTSRSGGPARH, encoded by the exons ATGGGGGCGTCCCGGGACCGCGGGCTGGCCGCGCTCTGGTGCCTTGGGCTCCTGGGGGGCCTGGCGCGCGTCGCGGGCACGCACTACCGCTACCTCTGGAGGGGCTGCTACCCATGTCACCTGGGCCAGGCCGGCTACCCCGTGAGCGCCGGTGACCAGAGGCCAG ccaTTAACTCCTGCGCCCTGGGCAATGGCGGCTGCCAgcaccactgtgtccagctcaCAATCACTCGGCATCGCTGCCAGTGCCGGCCCGGGTTCCAGCTCCAGGAGGACGGCAGGCATTGTGTCC GTAGAAGCCCGTGTGCCAACAGGAACGGCAGCTGCATGCACAGGTGCCAGGTGGTCCGGGGCCTCGCCCGCTGTGAGTGCCACGTGGGCTATCAGCTAGCAGCGGACGGCAAGGCCTGTGAAG ATGTGGACGAATGTGCCGCAGGGCTGGCCCAGTGTGCCCATGGCTGCCTCAACACCCAGGGGTCCTTCAAGTGCGTGTGTCACGCGGGCTATGAGCTGGGCGCCGATGGCCGGCAGTGCTACC GGATTGAGATGGAAATCGTGAACAGCTGTGAGGCCAACAACGGCGGCTGCTCCCATGGCTGCAGCCACACCAGTGCTGGGCCCCTGTGCACATGTCCCCGCGGCTACGAGCTGGACACAGATCAGAGGACCTGCATCG ATGTCGACGACTGTGCAGACAGCCCGTGCTGCCAGCAGGTGTGCACCAACAACCCTGGCGGGTACGAGTGCGGCTGCTACGCCGGCTACCGGCTCAGTGCCGATGGCTGCGGCTGTGAGG ATGTGGATGAGTGCGCCTCCAGCCGTGGCGGCTGCGAGCACCACTGCACCAACCTGGCCGGCTCCTTCCAGTGCTCCTGCGAGGCCGGCTACCGGCTGCACGAGGACCGTAGGGGCTGCAGCC CCCTGGAGGAGCCGATGGTGGACCTGGACGGCGAGCTGCCTTTCGTGCGGCCCCTGCCCCACATTGCCGTGCTCCAGGACGAGCTGCCGCAACTCTTCCAGGATGACGACGTCGGGGCCGATGAGGAAGAGGCAGAGTTGCGGGGCGAACACACGCTCACAGAGAAGTTTG TCTGCCTGGATGACTCCTTTGGCCATGACTGCAGCTTGACCTGTGATGACTGCAGGAACGGAGGGACCTGCCTCCTGGGCCTGGATGGCTGTGATTGCCCCGAGGGCTGGACTGGGCTCATCTGCAATGAGA CTTGTCCTCCGGACACCTTTGGGAAGAACTGCAGCTTCTCCTGCAGCTGTCAGAATGGTGGGACCTGCGACTCTGTCACGGGGGCCTGCCGCTGCCCCCCGGGTGTCAGTGGAACTAACTGTGAGGATG GCTGCCCCAAGGGCTACTATGGCAAGCACTGTCGCAAGAAATGCAACTGTGCCAACCGGGGCCGGTGCCACCGCCTCTACGGGGCCTGCCTCTGCGACCCAGGGCTCTACGGCCGCTTCTGCCACCTCA CCTGCCCGCCGTGGGCCTTTGGGCCGGGCTGCTCGGAGGAGTGCCAGTGTGTGCAGCCCCACACGCAGTCCTGTGACAAGAGGGATGGCAGCTGCTCCTGCAAGGCTGGCTTCCGGGGCGAGCGCTGTCAGGCAG AGTGTGAGCTGGGCTACTTTGGGCCGGGGTGCTGGCAGGCATGCACCTGCCCAGTGGGCGTGGCCTGTGACTCCGTGAGCGGCGAGTGTGGGAAGCGGTGTCCTGCTGGCTTCCAGGGAGAGGACTGTGGCCAAG AGTGCCCGGTGGGGACGTTTGGCGTGAACTGCTCGAGCTCCTGCTCCTGTGGGGGGGCCCCCTGCCACGGGGTCACGGGGCAGTGCCGGTGTCCGCCGGGGAGGACTGGGGAAGACTGTGAGGCAG ATTGTCCCGAGGGccgctgggggctgggctgccaggaGATCTGCCCAGCATGCCAGCACGCTGCCCGCTGCGACCCTGAGACCGGAGCCTGCCTGTGCCTCCCTGGCTTCGTCGGCAGCCGCTGCCAGGACG TGTGCCCAGCAGGCTGGTATGGTCCCAGCTGCCAGACAAGGTGCTCTTGTGCCAATGATGGGCACTGCCACCCAGCCACCGGACACTGCAGCTGTGCCCCCGGGTGGACCGGCTTTAGCTGCCAGAGAG CCTGTGATACTGGGCACTGGGGACCTGACTGCAGCCACCCCTGCAACTGCAGCGCTGGCCACGGGAGCTGTGATGCCATCAGCGGCCTGTGTCTGTGTGAGGCTGGCTACGTGGGCCCGCGGTGCGAGCAGC AGTGTCCCCAGGGCCACTTTGGGCCCGGCTGTGAGCAGCGGTGCCAGTGTCAGCATGGAGCAGCCTGTGACCACGTCAGCGGGGCCTGCACCTGCCCGGCCGGCTGGAGGGGCACCTTCTGCGAGCATG CCTGCCCGGCCGGCTTCTTTGGATTGGACTGTCGCAGTGCCTGCAACTGCACCGCCGGAGCTGCCTGTGATGCCGTGAAtggctcctgcctctgccccgcTGGCCGCCGGGGCCCCCGCTGTGCCGAGA CCTGCCCTGCCGGCCTGTACGGCGACAACTGTCGGCATTCCTGCCTCTGCCAGAACGGAGGGACCTGTGACCCTGTCTCAGGCCACTGTGCGTGCCCAGAGGGCTGGGCCGGCCTGGCCTGTGAGAAGG AGTGCCTCCCCCGGGACGTCAGAGCTGGCTGCCGGCACAGCGGCGGTTGCCTCAACGGGGGCCTGTGTGACCCGCACACGGGCcgctgcctctgcccagccgGCTGGACTGGGGACAAGTGTCAGAGCC CCTGCCTGCGGGGCTGGTTTGGAGAGGCCTGTGCCCAGCGCTGCAGCTGCCCGCCTGGcgctgcctgccaccacgtcaCTGGGGCCTGCCGCTGTCCCCCTGGCTTCACTGGCTCCGGCTGCGAGCAGG GATGTCCGCCCGGGCGGTATGGGCCAGGCTGTGAACAGCTGTGTGGGTGTCTCAACGGGGGCTCCTGTGATGCGGCCACGGGGGCCTGCCGCTGCCCCACTGGGTTCCTCGGGACGGACTGCAACCTCA CCTGTCCGCAGGGCCGCTTCGGCCCCAACTGCACCCACGTGTGTGGGTGTGGGCAGGGGGCGGCCTGCGACCCTGTGACCGGCACCTGCCTCTGCCCCCCGGGGAGAGCCGGCGTCCGCTGTGAGCGAG GCTGCCCCCAGAACCGGTTTGGCGTGGGCTGCGAGCACACCTGCTCCTGCAGAAATGGGGGCCTGTGCCACGCCAGCAACGGCAGCTGCTCCTGTGGCCTGGGCTGGACGGGGCGGCACTGCGAGCTGG CCTGTCCCCCTGGGCGCTACGGAGCCGCCTGCCATCTGGAGTGCTCCTGCCACAACAACAGCACGTGTGAGCCTGCCACGGGCACCTGCCGCTGCGGCCCCGGCTTCTATGGCCAGGCCTGCGAGCACC CCTGTCCCCCTGGCTTCCACGGGGCTGGCTGCCAGGGGTTGTGCTGGTGTCAACATGGAGCCCCCTGCGACCCCATCAGTGGCCGATGCCTCTGCCCTGCCGGCTTCCACGGCCACTTCTGTGAGAGGG GGTGTGAGCCAGGTTCATTTGGAGAGGGCTGCCACCAGCGCTGTGACTGTGACGGGGGGGCACCCTGTGACCCTGTCACCGGTCTCTGCCTTTGCCCACCAGGGCGCTCAGGAGCCACCTGTAACCTGG ATTGCAGAAGGGGCCAGTTTGGGCCCAGCTGCACCCTGCACTGTGACTGCGGGGGTGGGGCTGACTGCGACCCTGTCAGTGGGCAGTGTCACTGTGTGGATGGCTACATGGGGCCCACGTGCCGGGAAG
- the MEGF6 gene encoding multiple epidermal growth factor-like domains protein 6 isoform X18, producing the protein MGASRDRGLAALWCLGLLGGLARVAGTHYRYLWRGCYPCHLGQAGYPVSAGDQRPDVDECRTHNGGCQHRCVNTPGSYLCECKPGFRLHTDSRTCLAINSCALGNGGCQHHCVQLTITRHRCQCRPGFQLQEDGRHCVRRSPCANRNGSCMHRCQVVRGLARCECHVGYQLAADGKACEDVDECAAGLAQCAHGCLNTQGSFKCVCHAGYELGADGRQCYRIEMEIVNSCEANNGGCSHGCSHTSAGPLCTCPRGYELDTDQRTCIDVDDCADSPCCQQVCTNNPGGYECGCYAGYRLSADGCGCEDVDECASSRGGCEHHCTNLAGSFQCSCEAGYRLHEDRRGCSPLEEPMVDLDGELPFVRPLPHIAVLQDELPQLFQDDDVGADEEEAELRGEHTLTEKFVCLDDSFGHDCSLTCDDCRNGGTCLLGLDGCDCPEGWTGLICNETCPPDTFGKNCSFSCSCQNGGTCDSVTGACRCPPGVSGTNCEDGCPKGYYGKHCRKKCNCANRGRCHRLYGACLCDPGLYGRFCHLTCPPWAFGPGCSEECQCVQPHTQSCDKRDGSCSCKAGFRGERCQAECELGYFGPGCWQACTCPVGVACDSVSGECGKRCPAGFQGEDCGQECPVGTFGVNCSSSCSCGGAPCHGVTGQCRCPPGRTGEDCEADCPEGRWGLGCQEICPACQHAARCDPETGACLCLPGFVGSRCQDVCPAGWYGPSCQTRCSCANDGHCHPATGHCSCAPGWTGFSCQRACDTGHWGPDCSHPCNCSAGHGSCDAISGLCLCEAGYVGPRCEQQCPQGHFGPGCEQRCQCQHGAACDHVSGACTCPAGWRGTFCEHACPAGFFGLDCRSACNCTAGAACDAVNGSCLCPAGRRGPRCAETCPAHTYGHNCSQACACFNGASCDPVHGQCHCAPGWMGPSCLQACPAGLYGDNCRHSCLCQNGGTCDPVSGHCACPEGWAGLACEKECLPRDVRAGCRHSGGCLNGGLCDPHTGRCLCPAGWTGDKCQSPCLRGWFGEACAQRCSCPPGAACHHVTGACRCPPGFTGSGCEQGCPPGRYGPGCEQLCGCLNGGSCDAATGACRCPTGFLGTDCNLTCPQGRFGPNCTHVCGCGQGAACDPVTGTCLCPPGRAGVRCERGCPQNRFGVGCEHTCSCRNGGLCHASNGSCSCGLGWTGRHCELACPPGRYGAACHLECSCHNNSTCEPATGTCRCGPGFYGQACEHPCPPGFHGAGCQGLCWCQHGAPCDPISGRCLCPAGFHGHFCERDCRRGQFGPSCTLHCDCGGGADCDPVSGQCHCVDGYMGPTCREGGPLRLPENPSLAQGSAGTLPASSRPTSRSGGPARH; encoded by the exons ATGGGGGCGTCCCGGGACCGCGGGCTGGCCGCGCTCTGGTGCCTTGGGCTCCTGGGGGGCCTGGCGCGCGTCGCGGGCACGCACTACCGCTACCTCTGGAGGGGCTGCTACCCATGTCACCTGGGCCAGGCCGGCTACCCCGTGAGCGCCGGTGACCAGAGGCCAG ATGTGGACGAATGCCGAACCCACAACGGTGGCTGCCAGCACCGGTGCGTGAACACCCCAGGCTCCTACCTCTGTGAGTGCAAGCCCGGCTTCCGGCTCCACACTGACAGCAGGACCTGCCTGG ccaTTAACTCCTGCGCCCTGGGCAATGGCGGCTGCCAgcaccactgtgtccagctcaCAATCACTCGGCATCGCTGCCAGTGCCGGCCCGGGTTCCAGCTCCAGGAGGACGGCAGGCATTGTGTCC GTAGAAGCCCGTGTGCCAACAGGAACGGCAGCTGCATGCACAGGTGCCAGGTGGTCCGGGGCCTCGCCCGCTGTGAGTGCCACGTGGGCTATCAGCTAGCAGCGGACGGCAAGGCCTGTGAAG ATGTGGACGAATGTGCCGCAGGGCTGGCCCAGTGTGCCCATGGCTGCCTCAACACCCAGGGGTCCTTCAAGTGCGTGTGTCACGCGGGCTATGAGCTGGGCGCCGATGGCCGGCAGTGCTACC GGATTGAGATGGAAATCGTGAACAGCTGTGAGGCCAACAACGGCGGCTGCTCCCATGGCTGCAGCCACACCAGTGCTGGGCCCCTGTGCACATGTCCCCGCGGCTACGAGCTGGACACAGATCAGAGGACCTGCATCG ATGTCGACGACTGTGCAGACAGCCCGTGCTGCCAGCAGGTGTGCACCAACAACCCTGGCGGGTACGAGTGCGGCTGCTACGCCGGCTACCGGCTCAGTGCCGATGGCTGCGGCTGTGAGG ATGTGGATGAGTGCGCCTCCAGCCGTGGCGGCTGCGAGCACCACTGCACCAACCTGGCCGGCTCCTTCCAGTGCTCCTGCGAGGCCGGCTACCGGCTGCACGAGGACCGTAGGGGCTGCAGCC CCCTGGAGGAGCCGATGGTGGACCTGGACGGCGAGCTGCCTTTCGTGCGGCCCCTGCCCCACATTGCCGTGCTCCAGGACGAGCTGCCGCAACTCTTCCAGGATGACGACGTCGGGGCCGATGAGGAAGAGGCAGAGTTGCGGGGCGAACACACGCTCACAGAGAAGTTTG TCTGCCTGGATGACTCCTTTGGCCATGACTGCAGCTTGACCTGTGATGACTGCAGGAACGGAGGGACCTGCCTCCTGGGCCTGGATGGCTGTGATTGCCCCGAGGGCTGGACTGGGCTCATCTGCAATGAGA CTTGTCCTCCGGACACCTTTGGGAAGAACTGCAGCTTCTCCTGCAGCTGTCAGAATGGTGGGACCTGCGACTCTGTCACGGGGGCCTGCCGCTGCCCCCCGGGTGTCAGTGGAACTAACTGTGAGGATG GCTGCCCCAAGGGCTACTATGGCAAGCACTGTCGCAAGAAATGCAACTGTGCCAACCGGGGCCGGTGCCACCGCCTCTACGGGGCCTGCCTCTGCGACCCAGGGCTCTACGGCCGCTTCTGCCACCTCA CCTGCCCGCCGTGGGCCTTTGGGCCGGGCTGCTCGGAGGAGTGCCAGTGTGTGCAGCCCCACACGCAGTCCTGTGACAAGAGGGATGGCAGCTGCTCCTGCAAGGCTGGCTTCCGGGGCGAGCGCTGTCAGGCAG AGTGTGAGCTGGGCTACTTTGGGCCGGGGTGCTGGCAGGCATGCACCTGCCCAGTGGGCGTGGCCTGTGACTCCGTGAGCGGCGAGTGTGGGAAGCGGTGTCCTGCTGGCTTCCAGGGAGAGGACTGTGGCCAAG AGTGCCCGGTGGGGACGTTTGGCGTGAACTGCTCGAGCTCCTGCTCCTGTGGGGGGGCCCCCTGCCACGGGGTCACGGGGCAGTGCCGGTGTCCGCCGGGGAGGACTGGGGAAGACTGTGAGGCAG ATTGTCCCGAGGGccgctgggggctgggctgccaggaGATCTGCCCAGCATGCCAGCACGCTGCCCGCTGCGACCCTGAGACCGGAGCCTGCCTGTGCCTCCCTGGCTTCGTCGGCAGCCGCTGCCAGGACG TGTGCCCAGCAGGCTGGTATGGTCCCAGCTGCCAGACAAGGTGCTCTTGTGCCAATGATGGGCACTGCCACCCAGCCACCGGACACTGCAGCTGTGCCCCCGGGTGGACCGGCTTTAGCTGCCAGAGAG CCTGTGATACTGGGCACTGGGGACCTGACTGCAGCCACCCCTGCAACTGCAGCGCTGGCCACGGGAGCTGTGATGCCATCAGCGGCCTGTGTCTGTGTGAGGCTGGCTACGTGGGCCCGCGGTGCGAGCAGC AGTGTCCCCAGGGCCACTTTGGGCCCGGCTGTGAGCAGCGGTGCCAGTGTCAGCATGGAGCAGCCTGTGACCACGTCAGCGGGGCCTGCACCTGCCCGGCCGGCTGGAGGGGCACCTTCTGCGAGCATG CCTGCCCGGCCGGCTTCTTTGGATTGGACTGTCGCAGTGCCTGCAACTGCACCGCCGGAGCTGCCTGTGATGCCGTGAAtggctcctgcctctgccccgcTGGCCGCCGGGGCCCCCGCTGTGCCGAGA CCTGCCCAGCCCACACCTACGGGCACAATTGCAGCCAGGCCTGTGCCTGCTTTAACGGGGCCTCCTGTGACCCTGTCCACGGGCAGTGCCACTGTGCCCCTGGCTGGATGGGGCCCTCCTGCCTGCAGG CCTGCCCTGCCGGCCTGTACGGCGACAACTGTCGGCATTCCTGCCTCTGCCAGAACGGAGGGACCTGTGACCCTGTCTCAGGCCACTGTGCGTGCCCAGAGGGCTGGGCCGGCCTGGCCTGTGAGAAGG AGTGCCTCCCCCGGGACGTCAGAGCTGGCTGCCGGCACAGCGGCGGTTGCCTCAACGGGGGCCTGTGTGACCCGCACACGGGCcgctgcctctgcccagccgGCTGGACTGGGGACAAGTGTCAGAGCC CCTGCCTGCGGGGCTGGTTTGGAGAGGCCTGTGCCCAGCGCTGCAGCTGCCCGCCTGGcgctgcctgccaccacgtcaCTGGGGCCTGCCGCTGTCCCCCTGGCTTCACTGGCTCCGGCTGCGAGCAGG GATGTCCGCCCGGGCGGTATGGGCCAGGCTGTGAACAGCTGTGTGGGTGTCTCAACGGGGGCTCCTGTGATGCGGCCACGGGGGCCTGCCGCTGCCCCACTGGGTTCCTCGGGACGGACTGCAACCTCA CCTGTCCGCAGGGCCGCTTCGGCCCCAACTGCACCCACGTGTGTGGGTGTGGGCAGGGGGCGGCCTGCGACCCTGTGACCGGCACCTGCCTCTGCCCCCCGGGGAGAGCCGGCGTCCGCTGTGAGCGAG GCTGCCCCCAGAACCGGTTTGGCGTGGGCTGCGAGCACACCTGCTCCTGCAGAAATGGGGGCCTGTGCCACGCCAGCAACGGCAGCTGCTCCTGTGGCCTGGGCTGGACGGGGCGGCACTGCGAGCTGG CCTGTCCCCCTGGGCGCTACGGAGCCGCCTGCCATCTGGAGTGCTCCTGCCACAACAACAGCACGTGTGAGCCTGCCACGGGCACCTGCCGCTGCGGCCCCGGCTTCTATGGCCAGGCCTGCGAGCACC CCTGTCCCCCTGGCTTCCACGGGGCTGGCTGCCAGGGGTTGTGCTGGTGTCAACATGGAGCCCCCTGCGACCCCATCAGTGGCCGATGCCTCTGCCCTGCCGGCTTCCACGGCCACTTCTGTGAGAGGG ATTGCAGAAGGGGCCAGTTTGGGCCCAGCTGCACCCTGCACTGTGACTGCGGGGGTGGGGCTGACTGCGACCCTGTCAGTGGGCAGTGTCACTGTGTGGATGGCTACATGGGGCCCACGTGCCGGGAAG